One Campylobacter lari DNA segment encodes these proteins:
- a CDS encoding aromatic amino acid transport family protein, with protein sequence MLSLFGTAVGAGILFLPIKAGVGGFWPVVVMALIIFPMVYLSHRALSRFVCQANGNDKDITHAAEEYFGRKVSIFISVLYFFAIFPICLAYCVGITNTFESFIYNQFLPLLDPNGSFANAISVMYQTSVNEQGKTIANLLPFYRALFAFVLVSIFMLIMLFSEELITKVCEWLVYPLCAILFLFSLYLIPQWSFESFSAIPGTKEFITIVWLTLPVLVFSFNHSPAISTFSLSVKRQYPENSVQKANQVLFRTSVMLLAFVMFFVVSCVLSLTPAELAEARAQNIPVLSYFANKLDNPFISYGGPLIAFLAISSSFFGHYFGAREGAYGIVRKCCKLAGNENPDLKKIAVYSTLVMYIIMLITAYVNPSILGFIESLGGPIIAAILFLMPMIAIYTVSKMKKFQNKALDAFVFITGVLTIITVIYTF encoded by the coding sequence TATATTTAAGTCATAGGGCTTTAAGTCGTTTTGTGTGTCAAGCAAATGGTAATGATAAAGACATTACTCATGCGGCTGAAGAGTATTTTGGTAGAAAAGTAAGTATTTTTATTTCTGTGCTTTATTTCTTTGCAATTTTTCCAATTTGTTTAGCATATTGTGTAGGTATAACTAATACTTTTGAGAGTTTTATTTATAATCAATTCTTACCACTTTTAGATCCAAATGGTTCTTTTGCAAATGCAATTAGTGTTATGTATCAAACAAGTGTTAATGAGCAAGGAAAAACTATAGCTAATTTACTTCCTTTTTATAGAGCACTTTTTGCTTTTGTTTTAGTAAGTATTTTTATGCTTATTATGCTTTTTAGTGAAGAATTAATCACTAAAGTATGTGAATGGCTTGTGTATCCTTTATGTGCTATTTTATTTTTATTTTCTTTATATCTTATCCCACAATGGTCGTTTGAAAGTTTTAGCGCTATTCCAGGAACAAAAGAATTTATCACTATAGTATGGCTAACTTTACCAGTTTTAGTATTTTCATTTAATCACTCACCAGCGATTTCTACTTTTTCTTTAAGTGTAAAAAGACAATATCCTGAAAATTCAGTACAAAAAGCAAATCAAGTATTGTTTAGAACTTCTGTAATGTTACTTGCCTTTGTTATGTTTTTTGTGGTATCTTGCGTGCTTTCTTTAACTCCTGCAGAACTTGCTGAAGCTAGAGCGCAAAACATACCTGTGCTTTCTTATTTTGCTAACAAACTTGACAATCCATTTATTTCTTATGGTGGTCCATTAATCGCATTTTTAGCAATTTCTAGTTCTTTCTTTGGGCATTATTTTGGTGCTAGAGAGGGTGCTTATGGTATAGTTAGAAAATGTTGTAAATTAGCAGGCAATGAAAACCCTGATTTGAAAAAAATAGCAGTTTACTCAACCTTAGTAATGTATATTATTATGTTGATTACTGCTTATGTAAATCCAAGTATTTTAGGTTTTATTGAAAGCTTAGGTGGACCGATTATTGCTGCGATTTTATTCTTAATGCCTATGATTGCAATTTATACTGTTTCTAAAATGAAAAAATTCCAAAACAAAGCTTTGGATGCATTTGTATTTATCACAGGTGTTTTGACAATCATTACTGTAATTTATACTTTTTAA